The following are from one region of the Actinoplanes sp. L3-i22 genome:
- a CDS encoding response regulator transcription factor, translated as MALILLVEDDRNIAAALTRALTDAGHVVRPVGQAAQALKIVTQERPDLVILDLGLPDIDGTDALRMMRTVSDVPVIVATARRSEADIIALLSAGADDYVTKPFSGGHILARIAAVLRRARTTTEQAPNAITVGELVIKPRQRRAELRGEPLQLTRREFDVLAYLAERVGQVISRRELMNQVWNQARIGEEQTIDVHISWLRRKLGETAAKPRFLHTVRGVGVMMVDPQ; from the coding sequence ATGGCGTTGATCCTGTTGGTCGAGGACGACCGCAACATCGCGGCCGCACTCACCCGTGCGCTGACCGATGCCGGCCACGTGGTCCGGCCCGTCGGTCAGGCTGCCCAAGCGCTGAAGATCGTCACTCAGGAACGGCCCGACCTGGTCATCCTCGACCTCGGGCTGCCCGACATCGACGGCACCGACGCGCTGCGGATGATGCGCACGGTCTCCGACGTGCCGGTGATCGTGGCGACCGCCCGGCGCTCGGAGGCGGACATCATCGCACTGCTGAGCGCCGGCGCCGACGACTACGTGACCAAGCCGTTCTCCGGCGGGCACATCCTGGCCCGGATCGCGGCGGTGCTGCGCCGGGCCCGGACCACCACCGAGCAGGCGCCGAACGCGATCACCGTCGGCGAGCTGGTGATCAAGCCGCGGCAGCGCCGGGCCGAGCTGCGCGGTGAGCCGCTGCAGCTGACCCGCCGGGAGTTCGACGTGCTGGCCTACCTGGCCGAGCGGGTCGGCCAGGTGATCAGCCGGCGCGAGCTGATGAACCAGGTGTGGAACCAGGCGCGGATCGGTGAGGAGCAGACCATCGACGTACACATCTCCTGGCTGCGCCGCAAGCTCGGGGAGACCGCCGCCAAACCGCGATTCCTGCACACCGTCCGCGGTGTCGGCGTGATGATGGTCGATCCGCAATGA
- a CDS encoding lytic polysaccharide monooxygenase: protein MRRKIAYPLATLGMVGSTLVIAAPALAHGYVSSPPSRQAQCAAGTVADCGAIQFEPQSVEAPKGSKQCNGGNANFSILNDNSRSWPATTVGSSVKFNWVLTARHRTASWVYYVDGTEAATFNDNNAIPEATVSHTVDLSKFPGKHTVLAVWNIGDTANAFYSCVDLNIGGSASSTPTAAPTTAPTTAAPTAAPTATATTAAPTATATSSAASTGAEWAPGVSYQTGDVVTYQGVSYQCRQSHTAIRSWEPSIYTLALWLPL, encoded by the coding sequence ATGCGCAGGAAGATCGCCTACCCACTGGCCACCCTCGGGATGGTCGGGTCGACATTGGTGATCGCCGCACCGGCCCTGGCCCACGGCTACGTCTCGTCACCGCCGAGCCGGCAGGCCCAGTGCGCCGCCGGAACGGTCGCCGACTGCGGCGCGATCCAGTTCGAGCCGCAGAGTGTCGAGGCTCCGAAAGGCTCCAAGCAATGCAACGGTGGAAACGCCAACTTCTCGATTTTGAACGACAATTCGCGCAGCTGGCCGGCCACTACCGTCGGCAGCTCGGTCAAGTTCAACTGGGTGCTGACCGCCCGGCACCGGACGGCGAGCTGGGTCTACTACGTCGACGGTACCGAGGCCGCCACGTTCAACGACAACAACGCGATCCCCGAGGCGACCGTCAGCCACACCGTCGACCTGAGCAAGTTCCCGGGCAAGCACACGGTCCTCGCGGTCTGGAACATCGGGGACACCGCGAACGCGTTCTACAGCTGCGTGGACCTGAACATTGGTGGCAGCGCCTCGTCCACGCCGACCGCGGCCCCGACGACCGCGCCCACGACCGCCGCTCCGACCGCGGCACCGACGGCGACCGCTACCACCGCGGCGCCGACCGCGACCGCAACCAGCTCGGCCGCTTCTACGGGGGCGGAGTGGGCGCCGGGGGTCAGCTACCAGACCGGTGACGTGGTGACCTACCAGGGCGTTTCCTACCAGTGCCGGCAGTCGCACACCGCGATCCGCAGCTGGGAGCCGTCGATCTACACGCTCGCGCTGTGGCTGCCGCTGTGA
- a CDS encoding DUF397 domain-containing protein, which yields MTYVVNGMPAGQLQGVTWQKSGRSNPSGNCVECAVLPGGDVAVRNSRDPEGAALIYTRAEIEAFLGGVRDGDFDNLLA from the coding sequence ATGACCTACGTGGTCAACGGCATGCCAGCCGGTCAGCTGCAGGGCGTGACCTGGCAGAAGAGCGGCCGCAGCAACCCGAGTGGCAACTGTGTGGAGTGCGCTGTCCTGCCCGGCGGCGACGTCGCCGTGCGCAACTCCCGCGACCCCGAGGGTGCCGCGCTGATCTACACCCGGGCCGAGATCGAGGCGTTCCTCGGTGGCGTCCGGGACGGGGACTTCGACAACCTGCTGGCCTGA
- a CDS encoding HAMP domain-containing protein → MRWALNRLALAITSMVALAFLVPLAVAIWQIAHDKAISEARQQATSIVTVLGVNADPTALTNAVASTSAGSAGLLAVHLPDLDPIGTSHLSATTVERAAKQRRSATAAADGGLAYLQPTVLTDGRTVVVEVFVTDAEMRRGVYKAWVSLLGLAVVLVAGSTLLADRLGAWMVRATRQLAASTRKLGSGELNERIEPSGPRELRDAGRAFNTMAGDLRRLLDRERELAADLSHRLRTPLTALRLDAEAIPPGPIADRMRQACDLLDSELEAIITGARLGVEHRGNQQCDLVETLADRLAFWSVLAEDQERPWEVVGGHEPVLVPMSRSDVILVVDAMLGNVFSHTDEGVAFRVSVSSTGLLVDDAGPGIADPASAVQRGFSGAGSTGLGLDIVRRAADTVRGELIVGRSPLGGARVGFLLTSPVEELPPGRRFQAGFRSS, encoded by the coding sequence ATGAGGTGGGCGCTCAACCGGCTGGCCCTCGCGATCACCTCGATGGTCGCGCTCGCCTTCCTGGTCCCGCTGGCCGTCGCGATCTGGCAGATCGCCCACGACAAGGCCATCTCCGAGGCGCGCCAGCAGGCCACCTCGATCGTCACCGTGCTCGGCGTGAACGCCGACCCGACCGCGCTCACCAACGCCGTCGCGTCGACCTCCGCGGGCAGCGCCGGGCTGCTCGCCGTACACCTGCCCGACCTCGACCCGATCGGCACCTCGCACCTGTCCGCGACGACCGTCGAGCGCGCCGCGAAACAGCGCCGCTCGGCCACCGCGGCCGCCGACGGCGGGCTCGCCTACCTGCAGCCGACCGTGCTCACCGACGGCCGGACCGTGGTCGTCGAGGTGTTCGTGACCGACGCCGAGATGCGCCGCGGCGTCTACAAGGCCTGGGTCTCGCTGCTCGGCCTGGCCGTGGTGCTGGTGGCCGGCTCCACGCTGCTCGCCGACCGGCTCGGCGCGTGGATGGTCCGGGCCACCCGGCAGCTCGCGGCGTCCACCCGCAAGCTCGGCAGCGGCGAGCTCAACGAACGGATCGAGCCGTCCGGCCCGCGCGAGCTCCGCGACGCGGGCCGGGCCTTCAACACCATGGCCGGGGACCTGCGCCGCCTGCTCGATCGCGAGCGCGAGCTGGCCGCAGATCTTTCACACCGATTGCGTACGCCGTTGACCGCGCTCCGCCTGGACGCCGAGGCCATCCCGCCGGGCCCGATCGCGGACCGCATGCGGCAGGCCTGTGACCTGCTCGACTCCGAGCTGGAAGCGATCATCACCGGGGCCCGGCTCGGCGTCGAGCACCGCGGCAACCAGCAGTGCGACCTGGTCGAGACGCTGGCCGACCGGCTGGCGTTCTGGTCCGTGCTGGCCGAGGACCAGGAGCGGCCCTGGGAGGTGGTCGGCGGGCACGAGCCGGTGCTGGTGCCGATGTCCCGCAGCGACGTGATCCTGGTGGTCGACGCGATGCTCGGGAACGTCTTCTCGCACACCGACGAAGGGGTGGCGTTCCGGGTCAGCGTCTCCTCGACCGGACTGCTCGTGGACGACGCCGGGCCGGGGATCGCCGATCCGGCGTCGGCCGTGCAACGCGGATTCAGCGGGGCCGGGTCCACCGGGCTCGGGTTGGACATCGTTCGGCGGGCGGCGGACACCGTACGCGGGGAATTGATTGTCGGGCGAAGCCCGTTGGGTGGGGCCCGGGTTGGTTTCCTGCTCACGTCACCGGTCGAGGAACTCCCACCCGGGCGACGTTTTCAGGCCGGTTTTCGGTCGTCTTAA
- a CDS encoding DUF305 domain-containing protein: protein MAAAVTRSLAATPLGRRLTAGFLPAARLLSGAGFLPAARLLPAARLLPAARLLPAAGFLPARRPGATSLGRRLAAVVMVAPVLLLGACGTAKEPAAVSSPPAVTNVAEITAGSTFNDRDVMFLQMLADHQQQGLQMAEIATTRATRPDVVDLAKAVQLTETDELTMMTNWLTEWQKPTTVDKRVSVHADHGGLPSTTDAEINALKTAKKADFETVFLNLFLAHQHNAVEMAQLELDKGSNAQTKQFAERVKESRADQVQQMLKLLNS from the coding sequence GTGGCTGCCGCTGTGACCCGCTCGCTCGCTGCCACCCCGCTGGGCCGCCGCCTGACCGCCGGGTTTCTGCCGGCCGCCAGGCTTTTGTCGGGCGCCGGGTTTTTGCCGGCCGCCAGGCTTTTGCCGGCCGCCAGGCTTTTGCCGGCCGCCAGGCTTTTGCCGGCCGCCGGGTTTTTGCCGGCCCGTCGCCCGGGTGCCACCTCGCTGGGCCGCCGCCTGGCCGCCGTCGTGATGGTCGCGCCGGTGCTGTTGCTCGGGGCCTGCGGCACGGCCAAGGAGCCGGCCGCGGTCTCGTCACCCCCGGCCGTCACGAACGTAGCCGAGATCACCGCCGGCTCGACCTTCAACGACCGCGACGTGATGTTCCTGCAGATGCTCGCCGACCACCAGCAGCAGGGCCTGCAGATGGCCGAGATCGCCACCACCCGAGCCACCCGCCCCGACGTGGTCGACCTGGCCAAGGCCGTCCAGCTCACCGAGACCGACGAGCTGACCATGATGACGAACTGGCTGACCGAGTGGCAAAAACCCACCACGGTCGACAAACGAGTCAGCGTCCACGCCGACCACGGCGGCCTCCCCAGCACCACCGACGCCGAAATCAACGCCCTGAAGACCGCCAAGAAGGCCGACTTCGAGACCGTCTTCCTCAACCTCTTCCTCGCCCACCAACACAACGCGGTCGAGATGGCCCAGCTGGAACTGGACAAGGGCAGCAACGCCCAAACCAAACAGTTCGCCGAGCGGGTCAAGGAGTCCCGTGCCGACCAGGTCCAGCAGATGCTCAAACTCCTGAACAGCTAA
- a CDS encoding DUF3040 domain-containing protein — translation MLEPREKQEFDGMVARLRDTDPGFARRVDRLRLRQRRRWLIMAILLWTIAPICLIYGGWTGALEAVLAVAYSAWLMRKRSRATDQPAWPSTRRPTAEA, via the coding sequence GTGCTCGAGCCGCGGGAAAAGCAGGAGTTCGACGGCATGGTGGCCCGGCTGCGGGACACCGACCCAGGCTTCGCTCGCCGGGTCGACCGATTGCGGCTTCGACAACGCCGGCGCTGGCTGATCATGGCGATTCTGCTGTGGACGATTGCCCCGATCTGCCTGATCTACGGCGGCTGGACCGGCGCGCTGGAAGCGGTGCTGGCCGTCGCGTACAGCGCCTGGCTGATGCGCAAGCGCAGCCGCGCCACCGACCAGCCCGCCTGGCCGTCCACCCGCCGCCCGACCGCGGAAGCCTAG
- a CDS encoding helix-turn-helix transcriptional regulator, translated as MSAGTQEEAPGGGPTVLRILLGSQLRKLRESKGITRESAGYEIRASGSKISRMELGRVSFKERDVADLLTLYGVDDSAERESLLSLARQANSPGWWQQLNDVLPSWFQAYLGLEAAATLIRTYEIQFVPGLLQTPEYARAVIMLGHAGATAEEINRRVEVRRQRQAILTRSGGPQLWAVIDEAVLRRPIGGVDIMRAQIEALIEASKLPSVRLQIIPFTAGGHAAAGGPFAILRFPEPELPDVVYVEQLTSAIYLDKREDVDQYAMAMERVCIDAEPPNHTPEILGKLLNEVGRPI; from the coding sequence GTGAGCGCGGGTACGCAGGAGGAGGCGCCGGGCGGCGGCCCAACCGTGCTGCGCATTCTGCTCGGCTCCCAGCTGCGAAAGCTGCGTGAGTCGAAAGGGATCACCCGGGAGTCGGCGGGCTACGAGATCCGCGCCTCCGGGTCGAAGATCAGCCGGATGGAGCTCGGCCGGGTCAGCTTCAAGGAACGCGACGTCGCGGACCTGTTGACCTTGTACGGCGTGGACGACAGCGCGGAGCGCGAGTCGCTGCTGAGCCTGGCCCGCCAGGCGAACAGCCCGGGCTGGTGGCAGCAGCTGAACGACGTGCTCCCGTCGTGGTTCCAGGCGTACCTGGGGCTCGAGGCGGCCGCCACGCTCATCCGGACGTATGAGATCCAGTTCGTCCCGGGTCTGCTGCAGACGCCGGAGTACGCGCGCGCCGTGATCATGCTCGGGCACGCCGGCGCGACCGCCGAGGAGATCAACCGCCGGGTCGAGGTGCGCCGCCAGCGGCAGGCGATTCTCACTCGTTCGGGTGGCCCCCAACTGTGGGCGGTCATCGACGAGGCGGTGCTGCGGCGCCCGATCGGCGGGGTCGACATCATGCGCGCGCAGATCGAGGCGCTGATCGAGGCGTCGAAGCTGCCGAGCGTGCGGCTGCAGATCATCCCGTTCACCGCGGGCGGGCACGCGGCGGCCGGTGGCCCGTTCGCGATCCTGCGGTTCCCCGAGCCGGAGCTGCCCGACGTGGTCTACGTGGAGCAGCTCACCAGCGCGATCTACCTCGACAAGCGCGAGGACGTGGATCAGTACGCGATGGCCATGGAACGGGTCTGTATCGACGCGGAGCCGCCGAACCACACGCCGGAGATCCTCGGAAAGCTGCTCAACGAGGTCGGGCGTCCGATCTGA
- a CDS encoding DUF3427 domain-containing protein, with translation MPDDLTAGLYEDIVTESLLTKLAHLDDRLVERQGMRSAEASDRFARLLARQIERALDTVPEHERVKVGVEVVRSLLDVLHEHLPRAGSTAEQPVVPGESLTAVGAFDVAGTAQFPRRPLIPLVDTTLLTNAPGEPRVGNQVLTEIESADAIDLVMAFIRRSGLRPLMSALRKHCDLGKPLRVLTTTYTGSTELEALVQLAELGADVRVSYDLTTARLHAKAWLFHRHSELSTAYVGSSNLTHSAQIAGMEWNVRVSAARNPDVVRKVGMVFEAYWQSGDFLPFVEDQFREALKMGRQRGERHQTTLSPIEIRLEPFQERLLEKIEVSRQDGWHRNLLVSATGTGKTVMAAVDYARLRTRLGRARLLFIAHRREILQQSLDTFRHAIRDPSFGDLWLGGQKPEEYEHVFASVQTLDSHGPEKLAADHFDIVIIDEFHHAAARSYEKVLNHLKPTELLGLTATPERADGLPILHWFGDRIAAELRLWDAIEQHRLAPFVYYGIYDGIDLGEVPWRRGQGYDLTALTETYVGNDSWVRLVYDQLWKHVDDVAAMRCLGFCVTVEHARYMADEFRKLGVNAVAVSGTSSDDERRGALRGLENGDIQVVFSVDLFNEGVDVPAVDTLLFLRPTDSATLFLQQLGRGLRLKAGKTVCTVLDFVGMHRREFRFDRRYRALLGGSRRDLEKAVEEGFPFLPAGCHMELDKVAQRVVLRSIREAVPTTWPARVAELRALAKGHDAVPLTTFLTETGLEVADLYANNRSWSDLREAAGLTVAEPGPHEALLRRALGRLQHIDDRQRLLAYRRFAGETRPDAETPDGTTRRLLRMLAASVGDQVLPKGSSLHDAVDLIWSHPQVLAELDELMLALHDAPDHVQAEALPGVPLQIHGRYTRIEILAAVGEGTNAKTPPWREGVYPAKQVGADLLAFTLDKTSGDFSPTTRYRDYAISRELIHWESQSTTTANSPTGQRYQNHVRLRQSILLFARPRVTDRSFWFLGPAEYVIHEGERPMAVTWRLTTPLSGDLYAQFAAAIA, from the coding sequence GTGCCAGACGACCTGACCGCGGGGCTTTACGAAGACATCGTCACGGAATCCTTGCTCACCAAACTCGCCCATCTCGACGACCGCCTAGTCGAACGGCAGGGGATGCGCTCGGCGGAGGCGTCGGACCGATTCGCTCGGCTCCTGGCCCGGCAGATCGAGCGAGCGCTCGACACGGTTCCGGAGCACGAACGGGTCAAGGTCGGGGTCGAGGTGGTCCGGTCGCTCCTCGACGTTTTGCACGAGCATCTACCGCGGGCCGGTTCTACCGCGGAACAGCCGGTGGTGCCGGGCGAGTCGCTTACCGCCGTTGGCGCCTTCGATGTCGCCGGTACCGCGCAGTTTCCACGGCGCCCATTGATTCCCCTGGTCGATACCACCCTGCTGACCAACGCGCCGGGGGAGCCGCGAGTCGGCAATCAGGTGCTGACCGAAATCGAGTCGGCCGACGCGATCGACCTGGTAATGGCGTTCATCCGCCGCAGTGGCTTGCGCCCGCTGATGAGCGCTCTGCGGAAGCACTGCGACCTTGGTAAACCGCTTAGGGTCCTGACCACGACGTACACCGGTTCTACGGAACTGGAAGCGCTCGTCCAACTCGCCGAGTTGGGGGCCGACGTGCGGGTTTCGTACGACCTGACCACCGCTCGGCTACACGCGAAGGCCTGGCTCTTCCACCGCCATTCGGAGTTGAGTACGGCATACGTCGGCTCCTCCAACCTGACCCACTCGGCACAGATCGCCGGCATGGAATGGAACGTTCGGGTATCCGCGGCCCGTAATCCGGACGTGGTGCGCAAGGTTGGCATGGTCTTCGAGGCGTACTGGCAGAGCGGGGACTTCCTGCCCTTTGTCGAGGACCAGTTCCGCGAGGCCCTCAAGATGGGTCGCCAGCGCGGCGAGCGACACCAGACCACGCTGAGCCCAATCGAGATTCGCCTCGAGCCCTTCCAGGAACGCCTGCTGGAGAAGATCGAGGTGTCCCGGCAGGACGGCTGGCATCGCAATCTGTTGGTCTCCGCGACCGGCACCGGAAAGACCGTGATGGCGGCCGTGGACTATGCCCGGCTACGCACTCGGCTCGGGCGTGCCCGGTTGCTTTTCATCGCGCACCGCAGGGAGATCCTGCAGCAGAGCCTGGACACCTTCCGGCACGCAATCCGGGACCCCAGCTTCGGTGACCTCTGGTTGGGTGGCCAGAAACCGGAGGAGTATGAGCACGTCTTCGCGTCGGTCCAAACGCTCGACAGCCACGGTCCGGAGAAATTGGCCGCGGACCACTTCGACATCGTCATCATCGACGAGTTTCACCATGCGGCCGCTCGGTCGTACGAAAAGGTTCTCAACCATCTCAAGCCGACGGAACTGCTCGGCCTGACCGCGACTCCAGAACGCGCCGACGGGCTTCCCATCCTGCACTGGTTCGGTGACCGGATCGCCGCCGAATTGCGGTTGTGGGACGCGATTGAGCAGCACCGACTCGCGCCGTTTGTGTACTACGGCATCTACGACGGCATTGACCTGGGCGAGGTTCCATGGCGTCGCGGGCAGGGCTACGACCTGACCGCACTCACCGAGACGTATGTCGGCAACGACAGTTGGGTGCGGCTCGTCTACGACCAACTCTGGAAGCACGTCGACGACGTCGCCGCCATGCGATGCCTGGGCTTCTGCGTAACCGTCGAACACGCCCGCTACATGGCCGATGAGTTCCGGAAACTGGGGGTGAACGCCGTCGCGGTCTCCGGAACCAGTTCGGATGACGAACGACGTGGCGCGCTTCGCGGCCTGGAGAACGGTGACATCCAGGTCGTCTTCTCGGTCGACCTGTTCAACGAGGGCGTCGACGTCCCAGCCGTGGATACCTTGCTGTTCCTGCGTCCGACCGACAGCGCCACGCTGTTCCTGCAGCAGTTGGGACGTGGGCTGCGCCTCAAAGCGGGCAAGACGGTCTGCACCGTGCTGGACTTCGTCGGCATGCACCGCCGCGAGTTTCGCTTCGATCGGCGCTATCGAGCGCTGCTCGGTGGCAGCCGACGCGATCTGGAAAAGGCGGTCGAAGAAGGATTCCCGTTCCTCCCCGCCGGATGCCACATGGAATTGGACAAAGTCGCGCAGCGAGTGGTCCTGCGCAGCATCCGCGAAGCCGTCCCGACCACCTGGCCGGCTCGGGTCGCCGAACTGCGAGCGCTGGCCAAGGGCCACGACGCCGTCCCGCTGACCACCTTCCTCACCGAGACCGGGCTCGAGGTCGCGGACCTCTACGCCAACAATCGCAGCTGGTCGGACCTGCGAGAGGCGGCCGGCCTGACGGTCGCCGAGCCGGGACCGCACGAGGCCCTGCTCCGCCGGGCGCTGGGGCGGCTGCAGCACATTGACGATCGGCAGCGACTGCTCGCGTACCGCAGGTTCGCCGGCGAGACGCGCCCTGACGCGGAGACTCCGGATGGGACGACTCGGCGGCTGCTTCGCATGCTTGCCGCCTCGGTCGGTGATCAGGTGCTACCCAAGGGGAGTTCACTTCACGACGCGGTCGACCTGATCTGGTCTCACCCGCAAGTTCTGGCCGAGCTCGACGAGCTGATGCTCGCACTGCACGACGCTCCCGACCACGTACAGGCGGAGGCGCTGCCCGGGGTGCCGCTGCAGATTCACGGCCGGTACACCCGGATCGAAATTCTGGCCGCCGTCGGCGAGGGCACGAACGCGAAGACTCCGCCGTGGCGCGAAGGGGTTTACCCCGCCAAACAGGTCGGCGCCGATCTGCTCGCGTTCACGCTGGATAAGACCAGCGGCGACTTCTCGCCGACCACTCGCTATCGGGACTACGCGATCAGCCGGGAGCTGATCCATTGGGAGAGCCAGTCGACGACCACCGCCAACAGCCCCACCGGGCAGCGATATCAGAACCATGTGCGGTTGCGTCAGAGCATTCTGCTGTTCGCGCGGCCGCGGGTCACCGATCGGTCGTTCTGGTTCCTCGGACCGGCCGAGTACGTGATTCACGAGGGCGAACGTCCGATGGCCGTGACCTGGCGGCTCACCACACCGCTCTCGGGGGATCTTTACGCGCAATTCGCCGCGGCGATCGCGTAG
- a CDS encoding phosphoribosylaminoimidazolesuccinocarboxamide synthase — translation MELLHSGKVRDVYADRGDLVLVASDRISIFDVILPTPIPDKGKILTQLSLWWFDQLSDVVPNHVISSTDVPEEWAGRAIRCERLEMVKVECIARGYLAGSGLKDYQRGAAVSGVSLPPGLVEGSRLPEAIFTPSTKEAVGAGHDQPMTFEEVVEQEGKDQAEELRRITLEIYRRGSEIAAEKGILIADTKIELGTRDGELKLGDELLTPDSSRFWRTEEWAPGDVQRYLDKQVLRDWAIHEFGWDKSEPGPDLPEHVVEATRSRYVEVYERLTGDTWS, via the coding sequence GTGGAGCTGCTGCACTCCGGCAAGGTTCGGGACGTCTACGCGGACCGTGGGGATCTTGTCCTCGTCGCGTCGGATCGGATCTCGATCTTTGACGTGATTCTGCCTACCCCGATCCCGGACAAAGGGAAGATTCTCACCCAGCTGTCGCTGTGGTGGTTCGACCAGCTCAGTGATGTGGTGCCGAACCATGTCATCTCCTCCACCGACGTGCCGGAGGAGTGGGCGGGCCGGGCGATCCGGTGTGAGCGCCTGGAGATGGTGAAGGTGGAGTGCATCGCCCGGGGCTACCTGGCCGGCTCCGGGCTCAAGGACTACCAGCGGGGCGCGGCCGTCTCCGGGGTGTCGTTGCCGCCGGGGCTGGTCGAGGGGTCCCGGCTGCCCGAGGCGATCTTCACGCCGAGCACGAAGGAAGCTGTCGGGGCCGGGCACGACCAGCCGATGACCTTCGAGGAGGTCGTCGAGCAGGAGGGTAAGGATCAGGCCGAGGAGCTGCGGCGGATCACGCTGGAGATCTACCGCCGCGGGTCGGAGATCGCCGCGGAGAAGGGGATCCTGATCGCCGACACCAAGATCGAGCTGGGCACGCGGGACGGCGAGCTGAAGCTCGGCGACGAGCTGCTCACGCCGGACTCGTCGCGCTTCTGGCGCACCGAGGAGTGGGCGCCCGGCGATGTCCAGCGCTACCTGGACAAGCAGGTGCTGCGGGACTGGGCGATCCACGAGTTCGGCTGGGACAAGTCGGAGCCGGGGCCGGACCTGCCGGAGCACGTGGTCGAGGCGACCCGGTCCCGCTACGTCGAGGTTTACGAGCGCTTGACCGGGGACACCTGGTCCTAG
- a CDS encoding DNA mismatch repair protein MutL, which produces MGVVRSSRWVPVAGWFVATASSIVLSWVALLPVLNAARTDVGALPDIDKVPAADVVAPVSLAPPTAVRPAPSRTAAPPADAAPTSKSPKPTQKPTTAKSTTSGTKPTTTTEDGWTVTTGGDGVKTYIRSFSVEGGQAVVKMTSDGVVSLVTATPADGYAVEKTQSSPTDMAVYFNETNHSFIIRAIWWNDAPFSEVNEIGS; this is translated from the coding sequence ATGGGCGTCGTGCGATCTTCCCGTTGGGTCCCGGTGGCCGGCTGGTTCGTGGCGACGGCGAGCAGCATCGTGCTCTCCTGGGTGGCGCTGCTGCCGGTGCTGAACGCCGCGCGCACCGACGTCGGGGCGCTGCCGGACATCGACAAGGTGCCGGCCGCGGATGTGGTCGCCCCGGTCTCACTGGCGCCGCCGACCGCGGTCCGCCCGGCGCCGAGTCGCACCGCGGCTCCGCCGGCCGACGCGGCACCCACCTCGAAATCGCCCAAACCGACGCAGAAGCCGACGACCGCGAAGTCGACCACGTCCGGCACCAAGCCGACCACCACCACAGAGGACGGCTGGACGGTCACGACCGGCGGCGACGGGGTGAAGACGTACATCCGCTCCTTCTCGGTCGAGGGCGGGCAGGCGGTCGTGAAGATGACCAGCGACGGGGTTGTTTCCCTGGTCACCGCCACTCCGGCGGACGGGTACGCGGTGGAGAAGACGCAGAGTTCGCCGACCGACATGGCGGTCTACTTCAACGAGACGAACCACAGCTTCATCATCCGTGCGATCTGGTGGAACGACGCGCCGTTCTCCGAGGTCAACGAGATCGGGTCATAG